A genomic window from Qipengyuania oceanensis includes:
- a CDS encoding exo-beta-N-acetylmuramidase NamZ domain-containing protein: MKFGIDRLLADADLIKELGGRRVALVAHPASVTEDLTHSLDALIAAGINVSSAFGPQHGLKGDKQDNMVETQDETDPQYGIPVFSLYGEVRRPSGQMMSSADVFLFDLQDLGCRIYTFVTTLLYLLEEAATHGKSVWVLDRPNPAGRPIEGTLLVAGQESFVGAAEMPMRHGLTMGEMGHWFIRRFGLDVDYRVIEMDGWQPDGAPGFGWPTDRIWINPSPNAASLNMARAYAGTVMIEGANVSEGRGTTRPLEVLFGAPDIDAKAVLAEMKSFAPQWLAGCALREVWFTPTFHKHAGELCHGLMIHAEGKFYDHHAFKPWRLQALAFKAIRRLYPDYDIWRDFAYEYEFDRLAIDVINGGPALREWVDDPGRTPADLEAVTAPDEQAWREQVADLLLY; encoded by the coding sequence ATGAAATTCGGCATCGACCGGCTCCTCGCGGACGCCGACCTCATCAAGGAGCTCGGCGGACGCCGCGTAGCTCTCGTCGCCCACCCTGCCAGCGTTACGGAGGATCTGACGCACAGCCTCGATGCGCTGATCGCCGCCGGCATCAACGTGTCCAGCGCATTCGGCCCGCAGCACGGGCTGAAGGGTGACAAGCAGGACAACATGGTCGAGACCCAAGACGAGACCGATCCGCAATACGGGATCCCGGTCTTCTCGCTCTACGGGGAGGTGCGCCGCCCGTCCGGACAGATGATGTCGAGTGCCGACGTCTTCCTGTTCGACCTGCAGGACCTCGGCTGCCGGATCTACACCTTCGTCACCACGTTGCTGTACCTGCTGGAAGAGGCCGCCACTCACGGCAAGAGCGTATGGGTGCTCGACCGCCCGAACCCCGCCGGTCGCCCGATCGAGGGAACCTTGCTCGTCGCGGGTCAGGAAAGCTTCGTCGGTGCGGCCGAAATGCCCATGCGTCACGGCCTGACCATGGGCGAGATGGGACATTGGTTCATCCGCCGCTTCGGCCTCGACGTCGATTATCGGGTGATCGAGATGGATGGGTGGCAGCCCGATGGCGCGCCCGGTTTCGGCTGGCCGACCGATCGCATCTGGATCAACCCTTCGCCCAATGCGGCGAGTCTCAACATGGCGCGCGCATATGCCGGTACGGTCATGATCGAAGGGGCGAACGTCAGCGAGGGGAGGGGCACGACCCGCCCTCTCGAAGTGCTGTTCGGCGCGCCGGACATCGATGCGAAGGCGGTGCTGGCCGAAATGAAAAGCTTCGCGCCGCAGTGGCTCGCCGGTTGCGCTCTGCGCGAGGTGTGGTTCACGCCGACCTTCCACAAGCATGCGGGCGAGTTGTGCCACGGGCTGATGATCCACGCAGAGGGCAAGTTCTACGACCACCACGCCTTCAAACCGTGGCGTTTGCAGGCGCTCGCCTTCAAGGCGATCCGGCGCTTGTACCCGGACTACGACATCTGGCGCGACTTCGCTTACGAATACGAATTCGACCGCCTCGCGATCGATGTGATCAATGGCGGTCCAGCGCTGCGCGAATGGGTCGATGATCCCGGCAGGACGCCCGCGGACCTGGAAGCGGTCACCGCGCCCGACGAACAGGCCTGGCGCGAGCAGGTCGCCGACCTGCTGCTCTACTGA
- a CDS encoding M24 family metallopeptidase, translating into MLRRNFLKASGLGLAGVALAPQLALASADDDDPPNLAADAIPITVEERQARVARAAALMRAHEIDAVLVEAGSSLVYFTGVQWWRSERLTAAILTREGEIAVVTPFFEEPSVRETLALPAEVLTWHEDERPTRLLGAWLEKRGLAKGRIGIEETVRFFAVDGLRQALPDASIIDGSPVVRGCRMVKSPAEIALMQTANDVTLAAYRHVVPKIEKGMSNREIGAMINAATRQLGGTPEFALVLLGEASAYPHGTNSPQEVRDGEVVLMDVGCNVHGYQSDISRTFVHGGADVRQRTVWKQMRRAQQVAFDTAANGLPAGEVDAAIRRYLEGLGYGPRYKLPGTSHRTGHGIGLDGHEPVNLVLGETAPLAPGMCFSNEPGIYLPGEFGIRLEDCFHMTTDGPRWFTEPPRTMDDILA; encoded by the coding sequence ATGCTGCGCCGCAATTTCCTGAAGGCGAGCGGGCTGGGGCTGGCAGGTGTCGCACTGGCACCGCAACTTGCCCTGGCCTCCGCCGACGACGACGACCCCCCGAACCTGGCTGCCGATGCGATCCCGATCACGGTCGAGGAACGACAGGCCCGTGTTGCCAGGGCAGCCGCGCTGATGCGGGCGCACGAGATCGATGCCGTGCTGGTCGAAGCCGGATCAAGTCTCGTCTATTTCACCGGCGTCCAGTGGTGGCGCTCGGAGAGGCTGACAGCCGCGATCCTCACGCGCGAGGGCGAGATCGCGGTCGTCACCCCGTTCTTCGAGGAACCGTCGGTACGGGAAACGCTCGCATTGCCAGCCGAAGTCCTGACCTGGCACGAGGACGAGAGACCGACGCGACTGCTTGGTGCTTGGCTGGAGAAGCGCGGCCTTGCGAAGGGGCGCATCGGTATCGAGGAAACGGTCCGATTCTTCGCAGTCGACGGCCTGCGCCAGGCACTGCCCGATGCCTCGATCATCGATGGGTCGCCGGTCGTGCGGGGTTGCCGGATGGTCAAGTCACCGGCCGAGATCGCACTGATGCAGACTGCCAACGACGTAACTCTTGCAGCCTACCGCCATGTCGTCCCGAAGATCGAGAAAGGCATGAGCAATCGCGAAATCGGCGCCATGATCAATGCAGCGACGCGGCAATTGGGAGGAACGCCCGAATTCGCGCTGGTTCTGCTCGGCGAGGCGAGCGCCTATCCCCACGGCACCAATTCTCCGCAGGAAGTGCGCGACGGCGAAGTCGTCCTGATGGACGTGGGTTGCAACGTCCACGGCTACCAGTCGGACATCTCGCGTACCTTCGTACATGGTGGCGCCGACGTCCGGCAGCGCACGGTCTGGAAGCAGATGCGGCGCGCGCAGCAGGTCGCTTTCGATACGGCGGCGAACGGTCTGCCGGCGGGCGAGGTCGATGCGGCGATCCGGCGTTATCTGGAAGGGCTGGGCTACGGGCCACGCTACAAGCTGCCGGGTACTTCGCACCGCACCGGCCATGGCATCGGGCTCGACGGGCACGAGCCGGTCAATCTCGTCCTCGGCGAAACGGCGCCGCTCGCCCCCGGAATGTGCTTCTCGAACGAGCCGGGTATCTACCTGCCCGGCGAATTCGGCATCCGGCTCGAGGATTGCTTCCACATGACCACGGACGGGCCGCGCTGGTTCACCGAACCGCCGCGCACGATGGACGATATCCTCGCGTGA
- a CDS encoding spinster family MFS transporter, producing MATAAPVTTGKQSVRVTLWILLIVYIFNFIDRQIVNILAEPIRMELGLSDTQIGLMTGLAFALFYTVLGLPIARFSDRSTTNRAWLIGGALAVWSTMTALCGLAQNFIQLLLARIGVGVGEAGCTPPAHSLIADMVEPAKRSSALAFYALGIPIGTLLGMLVGGFLADTVGWRNAFLIVGVPGVLLAVFVFMLLRDPRRTGMMQAQSTGASQEQMPMKDALRSIFTSKAFVLLVTAGSAAAFLSYGKTTWITIFFQRTHGLTPGETGFYFGLVNGVAGIAGTMLGGYLADRFGSKNRRHVLTAPAIGMVISIPFALLAFMTDNWSLALVLLIIPTLCNSLYYGPTYSSIQGLVPLRARAIAAAVLLFFQNLIGLGFGPLFFGMLSDFLQPSYGEDSVRYVLYGATFLGLVPAFFFWRTSLRLNDELDKY from the coding sequence ATGGCTACAGCCGCCCCGGTGACAACCGGCAAGCAATCCGTGCGCGTGACGCTCTGGATCCTGCTGATCGTCTACATCTTCAATTTCATCGATCGGCAGATCGTGAATATTCTGGCCGAACCGATCCGGATGGAGCTGGGACTGTCCGACACGCAGATCGGTCTGATGACCGGGCTCGCATTCGCTCTGTTCTATACCGTTCTCGGCTTGCCGATTGCGCGTTTTTCCGATCGCTCGACGACCAACAGGGCCTGGCTCATCGGCGGAGCGCTCGCCGTCTGGTCGACGATGACGGCGCTGTGCGGCCTGGCACAGAATTTCATTCAGCTGCTGCTCGCGCGCATCGGCGTCGGGGTCGGCGAGGCCGGTTGCACGCCGCCCGCCCATTCGCTGATCGCCGACATGGTGGAGCCGGCCAAGCGCTCTTCGGCGCTGGCATTCTACGCTCTCGGCATCCCGATCGGCACACTTCTCGGCATGCTGGTGGGCGGATTTCTGGCGGACACGGTGGGCTGGCGAAACGCTTTCCTGATCGTCGGCGTGCCGGGCGTGCTGCTGGCGGTTTTCGTGTTCATGCTGCTGAGGGATCCGCGGCGGACGGGCATGATGCAGGCGCAGTCTACTGGTGCGAGCCAGGAACAGATGCCGATGAAGGACGCGCTCCGTTCGATCTTCACGTCCAAGGCCTTCGTCCTGCTCGTGACTGCCGGGTCGGCGGCGGCCTTCCTCTCCTATGGCAAGACGACCTGGATCACGATCTTCTTCCAGCGCACGCATGGCCTGACGCCGGGCGAAACCGGCTTCTATTTCGGACTGGTCAACGGCGTGGCGGGCATCGCGGGCACCATGCTCGGGGGCTACCTGGCAGATCGGTTCGGGTCGAAGAACCGGCGTCACGTGCTGACGGCCCCGGCCATCGGCATGGTTATTTCGATCCCCTTTGCGCTGCTCGCCTTCATGACGGACAACTGGTCGCTCGCGCTCGTGCTGCTGATCATCCCGACACTGTGCAACTCGCTCTATTACGGCCCGACTTATTCGAGCATCCAGGGCCTCGTCCCGCTGCGCGCGAGGGCGATCGCCGCCGCCGTACTGCTGTTCTTCCAGAACCTGATCGGGCTCGGCTTCGGGCCGCTGTTCTTTGGGATGCTGTCCGATTTCCTCCAGCCGAGCTACGGCGAGGATAGCGTGCGCTACGTACTGTACGGTGCCACCTTCCTCGGCCTGGTGCCCGCGTTCTTCTTCTGGCGTACGTCGCTGAGGCTCAACGACGAACTGGACAAATACTAG
- a CDS encoding immunity protein Imm33 domain-containing protein: protein MPFDVELAALRTGDGVQAIFRQTEGGTKYSAERLWVLIERIENDIVFGLLDNDPADMTLIEAGMPVAVPLTHVISTAFSEANPRPETPNRPNFWNRCMVDACVVEGRSHADYLYREEPDMRRDGDEYEDSGWRIRGTDAAIAEDQQRDDAPLYIAIGKVLNADDRWLHLIDSPVGSAFQWDAQTQDYVELD from the coding sequence GTGCCGTTCGATGTCGAACTGGCAGCACTGAGGACCGGCGACGGCGTTCAGGCGATCTTCCGACAGACCGAAGGCGGGACGAAATATTCCGCAGAGCGACTGTGGGTCCTAATCGAGAGGATCGAAAATGATATAGTCTTCGGACTTCTCGACAATGACCCGGCAGACATGACGCTGATCGAAGCCGGAATGCCCGTGGCGGTGCCGCTGACCCACGTGATTTCCACCGCTTTCTCCGAAGCCAACCCGAGGCCGGAGACGCCAAACCGGCCCAATTTCTGGAACCGCTGCATGGTCGATGCGTGCGTTGTCGAAGGACGCAGCCATGCCGACTACCTCTATCGCGAAGAGCCCGATATGAGGCGCGACGGCGATGAATACGAAGACAGCGGCTGGCGCATCCGCGGCACGGATGCCGCGATAGCGGAAGACCAACAGCGCGACGACGCCCCGCTCTATATCGCGATCGGCAAGGTCCTCAATGCCGACGATCGCTGGCTACACCTGATCGACAGCCCGGTCGGCTCCGCGTTCCAGTGGGACGCGCAAACGCAGGACTACGTGGAACTCGACTAG